Part of the Mytilus trossulus isolate FHL-02 chromosome 2, PNRI_Mtr1.1.1.hap1, whole genome shotgun sequence genome is shown below.
GGGCAACGGACAAATTTACCTCAAGTGGACTATGAGTCAGACCCATTcctttattttcatatgttgACCAGTGAACAACAAGAATCAATTTGTGTCACTTTTTTACGGATGAAATCATGGTTGAAATGTTGTTGAAAAACAAGGAAGAATTATTGGAAACTTCTGGAAGAACCAATATAGTATTAGTTGCATATACTACAGCTCAAGCTAGACTTTTAAGATGTACAGCTATTTAGACAAGTTGTGtcaaagaagagggacgaaagatactagagggacagtcaaactcaacgTGTCATGTACGCATATACCGATTCAATTATATTCACTGTAAAAAGATGATGAATGGAAACAACCACTGGGAGACTATATATGACAAAGTAACATCTACTATCatttcccattttttttaaccattggtaaaaaaaaaatacttacaaaTTAGAAAAGCCACATTCTGCAGGGATCAAACTGTATGTAAAGTACACTCAATTATAAAAATGCACTCAGCATAAATGTTGATGCTGTCAAGAATAGTTTCCACTTCTGAGAAGACAACAATAAATGTAGTGGatgaacataaaatatattactaACCAACAGAGCAAAGATTATAgaattgtgtttgaaaaaagcCTGCAAATCAGTGGTTGTCTGGAGTTGCtttttgtgatatttgtttttcgtttatttatgctttttacataaatcaggccCTTTGATAATCTTACATTTGTCATATCAGAGCATGTAAAGCTAGCCATGCTGtttggttttgttcattgttgaaggtcgtcgGTGGGTGGCCTATAGTTTTAACATGTAAGTAAACCATCGGCATATGTTCTTtcatggaaagttgtctcattggaacgccaatcataccacatcttataatACTCTTTGTATCACGCAGTAAAACCCTTAATGTATCTGCGTTTAGCATCTTTTCCTAGATATCGCAATCAAAATATAACTTTATCAATTATCGACATAGATTCTCCTTAATTAACAACATTGCAATTTTTGTTAATCGTTATCCCAGGAAATTATGCAACATTATGTGGTTCAataacacaggcacttgtttcagaaaaaaaatattccttaaTACCTTAATATAAAGTATAGAATGGGGAtcagagacaagtgcctgtgttcaATAATTAGTCCagcatattttatttcaacatgaATGGCAACTTTTTTCTCTCAATTGTGTTCTTAACGAATTTTAAAGtatgaaattaagaaaatacgaAAGATGACCATCTTCTTAAAATGAGGCTAGCATTTATATAAGAGTTCATTcacaatatttgtgttttacttcattctatttctgtcacaaTTTTCGTTCGTTTAGTTAATTCTATATCcgttataaattttctgtttatccATTTtatcgagagaaaaaaatatcacccAAATCCAATACACAATTAAAGTTAGATTCACTCAGCAATGAAGTCATCATTATGTTTAAACGTACCATTTTACACTTAATTATCACCAGAATCGAAACTGCTAAGTTTCTCGTGCTGAACTCCATCCTTAATATGTTCAGAAGCAGATGTTCTATTCGAATGGTTGAGTCTATAAAGCTGTTTCAAACAAggtatgattttaaaaaataatggtaaatttatacttttgatatGCAATTAATTTTAGATATACTTCTTCTTAATTAAAAATGATCTCAACTTAATCCCATAAttgtaaaatacttttttaagaTAACACATATCTATTTGGTAATGTTAATAGACAATGGAACGTTGAAAAggtaataaataatgtttatattttttctaggTATCATAGTCTTGAAAGGGGGTAATAAGGGGGAATTAAGTGTAAAATGGTATATTCGTTTAGTCAGTACCCTTTCGAAGAATCTTAATGTGTGATTgatttgcaattaaaatttagatttgataaaaaaaaaaatcatgcatacTTACATTATCTTTACAAATTTAGGGTACATCGCTATTCTTCGTCTTTCCGTTCGTTACATCTTGCCTATAGTCTTATATCATAGATGCGTCATatagtttgtttattattgtgtttcttttgttttagatGACAGTTGCTGTCGAAAAAATTATAGCATATATGTTTGGTACTACAATAATTCTATTTAACCTACTGTTCTCAGCCATTGGTATAAAGACATTCTCCAAGAAGATCCACAGCCTTTTGGTTTTGTTATTAGGCGTAAGTGAAGGGATTCATGGTATTGCCGTTATATGCATTACTTACAACTCCATTGACGAGGACATTCCAAAAACGGAAATATTCCATATCAACTATCCTGTTTGTACCCTACAATTAATAGCCTATTTTGTTTCCATTGGATTTTCATTGACATTATTACTTCTGATTTCAATAGAGAGGTATGTCACGgtgaaaaattttaatttcgTTTCTACACGGTTAAGTTTAAAGAAAAAGTATGTAGCCATTGGCATCTTGATGGGACTGGTGTGGATATACATCTGTGTTTTTGTCACGACAGCACCGGTCAAGAGAATTGAAGAATGTAGTGTCGGCACTATCTACCACAATGATAACATTGACCTTAACGGATGGGCTATCATTGGCTTGTATGTATCATTGATTATAGCAAATTTAATTCTTTATGGGAAAACGACAAGAAATTTGTGGAATATTTTCTACAAGGCTTCAGTTCTGACCCAAAAGAAGGCCAAGAAATCCGTTCCTGACTCATCAGTTCCGGTACCTAGACAGGACCAGGCATTGTCGGATACCGATATCCCATCGACATCTAAGGATCCTATACACAACCCCTCATTTGCAGCTACTCGAAGAACTTCTCTTTGGAATGTTGCCAAAAATAAGGTAATGCAAAGTAGATCGTCCTTTCGGTCAACAGGTATTCAGGGGAAACCTTACACCTCTCGGAAGACAATTCAGTTTGAGGACGGACACGCAATTAACTTGGAAAATTCTATGGTGTCAGACAAAAGAAGGAGACAGCGGAAAGTATCTACAGTCATACTTAATCCATGGGAAAGACGGGCGATGTTCACAAACTTCTATTTGATAGTCGCCCAGATTGTCTTCTTTCTTCCATTCATCTCCCTTCTAGTAGCTGAACTGTTTGACGCAGACGTTCCATTAGAAGCTTTGTCATTTGGCACTCTCTGGCTCATGGTGCACTTTCTGATAAACCCGTTTATATTTGCCTGGAGGATCAAAGAAGTTCATTCTGAGATGAGGAAGTTTTTCAGATGCAGTACCCAGGTTGAACCAAGTATTGCAAGATTTTCTCTTCAAAAGCGGAAGTCACTGAAATAAGTCTGAAAAGTGATAacattgaaatatatgtatcatCATGCATGTCAagtaaaagattttataaatttttggaCCATACTTGGTTTATGAAGAAATTATAGGACAGTGAATAAAGAATTATTCAGACAGTCATCAAGGAAATTTCAtcatatatactagtcaacaaaagaaacgatacacgactttgaaataagatttatcaaaaagtattaaatataaaacaaaatgagatacactattttaaaaagctttcatttgcaatgtatgcacatgtgataatgaaaatcaaaacttgtcggaAAGTATCTTAATTCCGTgtaaactactgcaaattagttttgcggaaagttcaataaaaaatcgacacataattttccaagtactaaataaaatttcaaatttgtttaaaaatattcaatatgctaatcaagttatgttcatgttgtaactaatgggttgaaatattgtttttttcaaatttttgagaaaaaagtgtattttgaaatctcaaaaaataccaaaatttattttttctattttcgtctcaaatcaatcctttagatatgaaaacaacacacagtaaatttggaacctttcggATTAGTTTTAGGATTGTTACcgctttttgaatatcactttacacatactgtctatggtaaatcagttgataatgtatacattttaacgatttctcgtgGGGTCGAACTTTgcttaacaaataaacgaagaaactgtatgatttttaaaaacaaattgatggcaAACACTGTCTTTACCATCAAATAAGAGGTTGGCATCATTAGTTGGAacttctgttttcaaaattgtagttttatgtaaattttgttaaaaaaagaaaaatcgcGAAAAAACGTCACGaaagcaaaaatatatatttttttaaacggatttatatttccataatgattaagtattactaccttcaatattggtccaaTGAACGGAATAccttatctttaatttgaaaaaaaaatattgtatcgtttcttttgttgacttgTATGTATGCGAAGTCTTCGAAACTTTAAATTAGAAACTGTGTGCATATGTTCTAGTTGCAGCGATTATGTCATAACTTGTGTGGTTATTTTTaccctttatttcattttcaacatgtaaaatttgtaaatatcgTTATGAATGAAATTGCGTGTTGATTCCAGACAACCGGATTTAAAGTTCAATTTGTCTATTATCTGTGTAAAATCACCCGAGTTGACTTCACATATTTGAAGTTGGTGAAAACAGTCTGCTTTGTTGTATGGGTTGTAATGGTGTGCTAAAACATGTTCTTCTCTTACCGTGTCAAGACTGAAGTAAAGGagaatattattattgaaaCCCACAGAATGTTTCCGAAAAAGATGTACACACCTTTGTAACAGCACTAATTAAAGAAGGataatagtccagtcaaactaagatttaacctcaaactaattgcaacagaaaatgttttagttcttaTCTATAGCAGTATGCCCTTtttatacacagaaaaaagtcccataaaatctaacttgaggaaaactcaaaatcagcattttaaaattcttatggaaattaacatttgaaggggagataactcttgcaaaatgAGTCTATTTTGGTCAGTTTtgggttgtttttcttgaaatttactTAAAGTATGATTtagatggggttataagtttgcatttgattaaattatataatatccTGCTCATTAAATGTACAAAATcgaagtgttatgggtagttttatttatttcgtgcattttttgttaaagaaattgcaaattggaagctttgtaaccattttgaaagaaaaaaaaaacattcttcacaaaaagaagaatacatgcttaataattgttataaaatttgagattctttaacttgacatgttgaaaatttcaataaatggtcaactaatgaattacaaaatctagattatagcttgataaaatatatgtaaacacctttagagttgattgttatactctaaagaccgctAACAAATCAAGAATCGATACATTCTcatgaatagaagcggtaaagttataattttgtgtcaatttttattgatatttctgcctttttgcAAGTTATCCTCCTTTTTAAttcaaatctccataggaattttaaatggtgatttttttagtcttcctcaagttGGATTTTTGgtgacttttttctgtgtatatttggggtataatacggggcgccgaatgggactcttatggttttgtacaaaattcaattttgtcataacaaaatcatttttgtcttacaaaactatgtgctacagacttgttttgtgagaacttcaattttgtgatgacaaaattcatttgtgtagacaaaattcatttttgtcattacaaaattcatttttgtagacaaaattcatatttgtcatgacaaaagtcaattttgtctaaatggtatgcaaatatattaaacatatttgcatacaaaattgacttttgttacctgatatggaaattaaatcacaaaagtcaattgtgtgaggtaagattcaattttgttagacaaaattaacttttgtgagacaaaattcaattttgtcaattttttttgagacaaaagtcaattttgttaattttgatgagacaaaagtgaattttgtcaattttgttgagacaaaattcaattttgtcaattttgttgagacaaaagtcaattttgttaattttgttgagacaaaagtcaattttgtcaattttgttgagacaaaaatcaattttgtcaattttgttgagacaaaagtcaattttgttaattttgttgagacaaaagtcaattttgtcaattttgttgagacaaaagtcaattttgtgacgacaaaattcatttttgtgacgacaaaattcatttttgtgacgacaaaattcatttttgtgacgacaaaattgactttcgtgagacaaaattgactttcgtgagacaaaattgactttcgtgagacaaaaatcaattttgttgagacaaaattcaattttgtcaattttgttgagacaaaattcagttttgtcaattttttggagacaaaattcaattttgttgagacaaaattcaattttgttgagacaaaagtcaattttgtcgcacattggtcaattttgtctcacattggtcaattttgtcacacaaaagtcaattttgtcaattttgttgagacaaaagtcaattttgtcaattttgttgagacaaaagtcaattttgtgtaacaaaagtcaattttgtgtaacaaaagtcaattttgtgtaacaaaagtcaattttgtgtaacaaaagtcaattttgtgtaacaaaagtcaattttgtgtaacaaaagtcaattttgtgtaacaaaagtcgattttgtatgcaaattagttcacagaaaccaaacttaactaatttgaatacaaaattcacttttgtcgcccaattttcaaattaggtaacaaaattcaattctgtgtaacaaaaatgaattttgtcatgacaaaagtgacttttgtccgctgatagataattttgtatgacaaaattttaaattagtagtatgatacaaattttgttaaactgaactcatttttgttgaacaaaagtcacttttgtccgtacaaaattgaattttgagtacaaaaccacaagagtcccattcggcgccccgtatataatgctaaagattaaaactttaaaatcttctgttgcaattactttcgggttagggtcaattttatgctagattgactggactataacTCAAACCAAGCGTTTAGCTGAAGAAAAACTTCTGAAGacgaacacttttttttaaagaaaatttttatatattctggTTCCTATATAGGAATAGAAATACAGATGACTCATACACTTGTATTCTTTTAAGCattatgttaacattttttcatgACTGAGACAGCAGATTAAAATTGTATACTcagtatatattattaaattttgttttattattattattattacatgtataatattgtatgtactttatttatatgttataattGTATCAAGTTGAGAAAGGAAGATTTTCTAGTTTtaacaattgtattttcctaaTGAAATCAGGTAGGGGCGTAATGGACgtacgccccccccccctttttttttaaatatttaaaaaatatatcgcCATCTGCTAGTAAATATGGAAATTTATCatattcagtaaataaacacataatcttatttctttttatattaattggGAATGTATATTTGGTATAGATTTTTACTTCCTAATCTGGATAGCCTTTGGTAGTATCATATTGTTTCAATTCATATGTTTCAATATCCATTAGTGAGTAAGTAAAATGATGTAGATGACATCATCGGACCTACATTTTGCCATCAAGTTCAATCCCCATATTTATTCATGTACCATATACCATTTATCGGAACTATAGACAGTGACATGATTGCTTTAATTTAGTAATGACTGTTGtacaaagctctgattcctttcacgaatttggatatacttttttgaccttttggattatagcccttcatcttttatataagctttggatttcaaatattttggccacgagcatcactgaagagacatgtattgtcgaaatgcgcatctggtgcaacaaaattggtaccgttgtttttatttttattgtacattAGTTGCACAATAAATAGcgtaattttttcatattcaatcaTGTAGTCCACATTAAACCCTATCATATTTAGAATGTACGAACTTTATACTTCAgtgtttgttttacttttatcataTGTGTCATTCAAAGAAACCAAAACTTAATCTAAAATAGAGAGAATCCGATAGTCATTAGTTTGGCTTCTTCGTAATGTGATGCTAAATTGTTGAAACCCAGGTGCTTCTGAGCTTTCCCATGGACCCTCTACCAGTACACCCGTAGTTACGCCTGCCGTTCATAAAATCCTGGCCTAGGGCTATTGAAATGTTTAGTAACACCTTATATCGTAGGATTTGGAATATCTGTTATTGGTCTTCTGCTGTTAAGATCCATCCAATCATTTAAATATACCATAGACAATTAATGGAGATAATTCGGtatgaaaaaatgtcaaaacctGACactttaactataaaatatacatgctcCAAGTCAGGAACCGTGACATTAGtgcatttcatatttattttatgtttttcgaCAAAAATAAGCCTTAGGTCCAAAAATATTTTAGCCGAGGGAGCTCGGCGAAAGATTTCATTCTCCACCCCCAccctttcaaatataaaaaaaaacgaccaTGCTTCTTcagtaaacatttaaaattcagttatGCCATGTCAAGTCTTTTGTTTCGTTTTATCAGGAAGAGATAATCCATTCTCTTCTTCGTCGTCTTAATTTTTTCTGCAGACATTTCACCTACTAAAATTTTACTTAACATATGATATgggtaaatatatacatgtgtatcaacaacaaaaaatctatttgaaaaatctatATCTTTGCAATTATAGTtaagtagatataagaagatgtgccAATGAtcaaactctccatccaagttacgATTTGTAAATGTAGTCCATTATAGGCCAAAGCTTGGTCTTCATTTAACCATGTTAATTTTCCATTATCAATACTGTTAACTCTTGCTAATTTCACATGCGAATCCAGTCTTTTATTCAACAGtacttaattattttattttatttttgccaaacaaatatttgaagaaattttgtttaatttctgaaatctaaaaaaaaaagaaattcatgCCCTAAGGATAAGGTCATACtcttaattcaaatttcaaatggaGTTTGCAACTATAGTAacccatttaaatacatcataaaagtctaaaatagatcatttaaaagcagtgtaagggaggtaattcaacATTGAATAACATTGTCTTAATAATTAGATATAggtagatgtggtgtgagtgccaatgagacaactctccgtctaaataacaatttaaaaagtaaaccattataggttaaagtacggccttcaacacggagccttggcacACACCGaagaacaagctataaagggccccaaaattactagtgtaaaaccgttcaaacgggaaaaccaacggtctaatctatataaacaaaagaaccCCTGGGTTTTCTCCCTTTTATGCCCCTAATTTCCAAACGGTTTAAGCCATATATATAACCATTGAAGCCAGTCCTAATCATCCCTTTTGTGTAGCGGAatcttgtggtataatttcagagagaccCACAAGCAATTGtctgaaaactagaaaaatgcctTTTTGGGCCTCTTTTgggccccaaattcctaaacttttAGTACTacaacccccaaaatcaatccccaCCTTCCcacaacgtgataccaatatatcacgtaacaaaatgttaaaaaatcagttgaaaaaggcttcaactcatcagatggatacaaatagaaatactaaaCAAAGCGGACATAGACGGATGATACAACATTTCATTATAACAAAACCATTGTTAGGGGGGTAAATCtttctgccaaaaaaaaatgatattgatCACTAATAAACAAATTCATTATCAATGAACCCTTTGATATACACtattattatatcatatttacTTCAATCACAGGATGTTTCTAGAAACagctaaaaaataattcatactaGAACTAGCAGACAACTACTTAAGTTAAAAGCAATGTGAGGgaggtaaataaaatattacctGGAAACACTTGTTCCACCCTTTTTTGCCCCGAATTCCTAAATGGTTTgaaccataacccccaaaagaTAATCATAACCATCCCTTTCTGTTATGGAAACTTTTGCAACAATTTTAGAGAGATCAATACACCGTTCCACcatttattgtctggaaactaaaAAATGCTTACTTGGGCCCCTTTTTgacccctttttcctaaactgttggaaccaaaacccATAAaacaatcccaaccttccttttgtggtttcAAACCTTGTGAttcaatttcatagatttcgatttacttatactgaaattattgtctggaaaccaaatgtctttTCATGATGGTGACCACGACGATGACAAGAAGATGTGATACCAATGAACTACTACAACTTGTTTTGCAgttgaaaactgattatttaagTGAATTTTCTGAAaccaaggaccataactctgcacaaaatcatcagactgGAACAAAACTCCAACTTGATCTGTACAGGAACATATATTAGATATACAGTTCCACAATCTGTAACTTgtcaggataaaactttacaccaattttaaaatcaatatcttcaataaTGACCCCAAAAAAATGCGGAAAACTTATTACTTTGATGAATTTTCTAAGTCAAAGGACCATTACTCTGCATAAGATCATCAGACTGGTACAAttcgaacttgatctgtaacgtgtcatgataaaacaatacacaGGATATCAAATCAATGTTTTCAAGCATGAAGAAAACTATAGACCGAAAGAgcttgtgtcgctcaccttggtctatgtgcagattaaacaaaggacacagatggattcatgacaaaattgtgttttggtgtagtgatgtgtttgtagatcttactttactgaacattcttaaTGCTTGcagttatctctatttataatgaacttggcccagtagttacaggaaaatattttgtaaaaaaaattaaatttaaaatttttacaaaatttgataactattaaaaattgcctataaagagcaataactcctttagGAATCaattgatcattttggtcatgtagACTTATAAgaaggtcttactttgctgttgACAGTTCATCTCTATCAATAATGATattgaagataataaccaaaatatgcaaattttcctaaaattaccaattcagtggTAGCAACCCAACACCTGGTTGTCCGATtggtcttaaaatttcagggcagatatattttgaccttatgaacaattttatcctgtcagaattgctctaaatgctttcttTTCATAGATAAGAGCCAAAAACAGGATTTTACtatatgtactatttttagccttCTTAGTTTAGGGGCgtggtcatcagacacattctttaaacaagataccctaataatgattgtggaaaagtttggttaattttgtctcagttGTTTTAAAGAAGAATTTCACCCATGTCAAagttgctctaaatgctttgccTTCAGAGATATAAGGCAatttctacattttaccccta
Proteins encoded:
- the LOC134705092 gene encoding uncharacterized protein LOC134705092, with protein sequence MTVAVEKIIAYMFGTTIILFNLLFSAIGIKTFSKKIHSLLVLLLGVSEGIHGIAVICITYNSIDEDIPKTEIFHINYPVCTLQLIAYFVSIGFSLTLLLLISIERYVTVKNFNFVSTRLSLKKKYVAIGILMGLVWIYICVFVTTAPVKRIEECSVGTIYHNDNIDLNGWAIIGLYVSLIIANLILYGKTTRNLWNIFYKASVLTQKKAKKSVPDSSVPVPRQDQALSDTDIPSTSKDPIHNPSFAATRRTSLWNVAKNKVMQSRSSFRSTGIQGKPYTSRKTIQFEDGHAINLENSMVSDKRRRQRKVSTVILNPWERRAMFTNFYLIVAQIVFFLPFISLLVAELFDADVPLEALSFGTLWLMVHFLINPFIFAWRIKEVHSEMRKFFRCSTQVEPSIARFSLQKRKSLK